From Pleurocapsa sp. PCC 7319:
ATAAAGAGAGACATTTCCCCCCGTCACAGGAGTAGACATTTCTCGACAAGCATCAGCAATACCACGACAGGCGTTAGCCAGTTGCCAATAGCCCACAGGTTTTTCAGGACTACCAAAGTTGAGATTATCAGTGACCGCTAAAGGTTCAGCTCCCACACAGCTCAAATTCCTAGCAGCTTCGGCAACAGCAGCTTTTGCCCCTTCGTAGGGATCGAGATAAACATAGCGGGGATTACAATCGGTAGTTGCTGCCACCCCAATATTACAGTTTTCTGGTTTGGCATCGAGAGGACGAACCCTAACTACAGCAGCATCGGCACCACCAGGTAAAAGAATCGTATTATTTTGCACCTGATGATCGTATTGGCGATATACCCATTGTTTAGAGGCAATCGTAGGAGTATCTAATAGTTGCAATAAAATTTCATTCCAAGTTTTGTAAGTTCCTTGGACGTCTATGCCCTGATAATCGCATCCTGGTAGTTCGTCATCAGCTTCCCATGTGGCTGCTTTTTGAGCATAAGCAGGAGGCTCTTTTAATAATTCTCGCTTGTATATGGGCGTGTCATCAGCTAGAGCAGTGGCTGTTACCTCGGCTGCTATTGCTCCTTGATATAAAATTCGCACAACTGGTTCTTCAATTACTGCTCCTGCAACCACAGCATGAAGTCCCCAACGGTGGAAGATATCAATTAATTCCTGTTCTCTACCTTTGGAGGCAACAAAAAGCATTCTTTCTTGAGATTCCGAGAGTAAATACTCATAAGGGGTCATTCCCGTCTCTCTAGCTGGAATCAGATCCAAATCTAGTTCAATACCAACACCCCCCTTATCTGCCATCTCCGAAGTAGAGCAAGTTAACCCCGCCGCACCCATATCTTGAGCAGCAACTACCGCACCAGTTTTAAAAGCTTCTAAGCAAGCTTCGACCAAAGACTTTTCTAAAAACGGATCTCCCACCTGTACCGCAGGGCGATCGTCCATAGAATCATCAGTTAATTCTGAACTGGCAAAACTCGCTCCTCCCATGCCATCTCTACCTGTGGTTGAACCGACATAGAGTACTGGATTGCCAATGCCTGACGCACCAGACTTAACTATCTCATCGGTTTCCATGAGCCCCAATGCCATGGCATTAACTAAGGGATTACCTGCATATGCCCGATCAAAATAAATTTCTCCTGCTACTGTTGGCACCCCAATGCAATTACCATAGTGTGATATCCCCTCGACTACACCTTGAAAAATACGTCTGGTTCGCGCATTTTCTAAGTTACCAAAACGCAGAGAATTCAAAATCGCGATCGGACGTGCGCCCATTGTAAAAATATCTCTAAGGATACCACCCACTCCTGTAGCAGCCCCCTGAAAAGGTTCAACTGCTGAAGGATGATTATGAGATTCAATTTTAAAAGCTAATCGTAAACCGTTACCTAAATCTACTACCCCAGCATTTTCTCCTGGACCTACTAAAACGCGATCGCCCGTAGTTGGAAACTGGCTTAACAATGGTCGAGAATTTTTATAACAACAGTGTTCCGACCACATTACGCCAAACATTCCCAATTCCGCCTTATTGGGATGACGACCTAACCGATTAACAATTTCCTGATATTCCTCTGGTTTAATACCTTCGGCAGCGATTTCCTCAGCACTAAAAGGGGTAGACCCAATCTCAGACATAGCAACCCTAGACTAATGGCACGAGGTTTATTGTATCTATTCTGGAGACATATAAGATGATTTTTTTTTAAAGCTCTCAAAGTCGCTTTGCTTTAGTTCGGAGTTCGGAGTTCGGAATTGTGAAGGAGACATCCAAAATCACCAATTCTAAGGATTTAGAGTACTCGCTACGCAAGAAGTAAGTTACGGAATTCGGAGTTTAGTCAAAAACCTCTTTCTTAAAGAAAAGTAATTGGAAAAAGATTAAAGCCTACCTCCAAACAAATAAAACTCCGAACTACTAACTACTAATTCCGAACTCACATTTAATTCCAAACTCACATTAGTCAGCTTTTAAGGTCAATTTTTTTCCTGGTCGAGAGCCAGTTTGTACTCTCCAGAGATTAGCATATACACCATCTTCGGCTAATAGTTCTTCGTGAGTTCCCCATTCAATCAGTTGACCATATTCCATTACATAAATGCAGTCAGAATGTCTAATGGTTGAGAGACGATGAGCGATCGCAATGGTAGTTCTATTTTGGGTGATTTTTTCTAGGGAACGGGCAATAGCTGCTTCGGTTTCGTTATCTACGGCTGATGTTGCTTCGTCTAAGATTAAAATTGGCGGATCTTTTAAGATTGCTCTGGCGATCGCGATTCTCTGTTTTTGCCCTCCAGAAAGTTTTTGTCCTCTTTCACCAACAATAGTGTCATAGCCAGATGGTAATTGCTGGATAAATTCATCCGCCTCAGCAATTTTAGCCGCCGCGATGATTTGGCTTAAGCTAGCATCAGGAGAACCATAGCTAATATTTTCTCTAACTGTACCGTGGAACAGAAATACATCTTGACTAACTAAGCCAATTCCCCGACGTAAATCCCATAAAACAATATCTTTGATATCTTGACCATCTAAAGTAATTTGGCCTGAGCGCACCTCGTAAAGTCGTAACAGCAATTTAACCAGGGTACTTTTACCCGAACCAGTTGCACCAACAATGGCAATGGTTTGACCGGCGGGAATATGTAAAGAGAGATTTTTAATTACAGGTTGTCTTTGATCGTAGGCGAAGGTAATATCATTTAAATTGACTT
This genomic window contains:
- the purL gene encoding phosphoribosylformylglycinamidine synthase subunit PurL, translated to MSEIGSTPFSAEEIAAEGIKPEEYQEIVNRLGRHPNKAELGMFGVMWSEHCCYKNSRPLLSQFPTTGDRVLVGPGENAGVVDLGNGLRLAFKIESHNHPSAVEPFQGAATGVGGILRDIFTMGARPIAILNSLRFGNLENARTRRIFQGVVEGISHYGNCIGVPTVAGEIYFDRAYAGNPLVNAMALGLMETDEIVKSGASGIGNPVLYVGSTTGRDGMGGASFASSELTDDSMDDRPAVQVGDPFLEKSLVEACLEAFKTGAVVAAQDMGAAGLTCSTSEMADKGGVGIELDLDLIPARETGMTPYEYLLSESQERMLFVASKGREQELIDIFHRWGLHAVVAGAVIEEPVVRILYQGAIAAEVTATALADDTPIYKRELLKEPPAYAQKAATWEADDELPGCDYQGIDVQGTYKTWNEILLQLLDTPTIASKQWVYRQYDHQVQNNTILLPGGADAAVVRVRPLDAKPENCNIGVAATTDCNPRYVYLDPYEGAKAAVAEAARNLSCVGAEPLAVTDNLNFGSPEKPVGYWQLANACRGIADACREMSTPVTGGNVSLYNETLDSDGNPQPIYPTPVIGMVGLVPDIAKICGQSWQQAGDIIYLLGTDSQLITHHSPQRSSLGASEYLAAIYNTVAGKPPVVDFDLEKNVQAACRHGIRQGWIQSAHDLAEGGLAIALAEACIGNNFGADINLPVSESQRLDELLFGEVASQIVVSVNSEMTAAWEAYLQSNLTDCWMRIGTVGEAESNLNILTNDNLSLINVKIRMLSDTWSQAIESKLVP